A genomic segment from Kyrpidia tusciae DSM 2912 encodes:
- a CDS encoding branched-chain amino acid ABC transporter permease gives MKAIKRGFPRAWYNPWIQALLLAAYTAGVSAALAFSGQSVIWFLLLVASLLFLYHSSLPRKVQWIWAAVVLGAILPLAASTGPAYESYMEVATQMGIYIAMAVGLNIVVGFAGLLDLGFVAFFSLGAYTYAIFFSDQANQFLSGHHFPLPGGLFWLFLPLGMFIAGLFGVLLGLPVLRVKGDYLAIVTLGFGEIIRIIFNNLDKPVNITNGAIGISSVRPPELFGVTFTFPHHYYYLVLVLLAGVFYAVHRLEHSRIGRAWKAVREDEIAAQAMGVPLVRTKLTAFAAGASFSGLMGVVFAAKQAFIDPTSFTMLESITILVMVILGGMGSLPGAVVGACLVTVLNLQLLPQLTNWLNQLAAQGMISFPPALSPSKMQRFLFGMLLILFTVFRPKGVLPARLRRHDPGHMAELAREYRQGIAGVHPSISPLAEPGSSSSRAEKGMQKEGMSP, from the coding sequence GTGAAGGCGATCAAACGGGGGTTTCCACGCGCGTGGTACAATCCTTGGATTCAAGCGCTGCTTCTCGCGGCCTACACGGCTGGGGTCTCGGCGGCGTTGGCTTTCTCCGGGCAGTCTGTCATCTGGTTCTTGCTGTTGGTGGCCTCTCTCCTTTTTTTGTACCATTCAAGCCTTCCTCGCAAGGTTCAATGGATTTGGGCGGCCGTGGTCCTGGGGGCGATCCTGCCGCTTGCCGCCTCGACGGGCCCGGCGTATGAATCCTATATGGAAGTCGCAACGCAGATGGGGATTTATATCGCCATGGCGGTGGGCCTGAACATCGTCGTGGGATTCGCCGGTCTTCTGGATCTCGGCTTCGTCGCCTTTTTCAGCCTCGGAGCCTACACGTACGCCATCTTTTTCTCCGACCAAGCCAACCAGTTTTTGAGCGGGCATCATTTTCCCCTTCCGGGGGGGTTGTTCTGGCTGTTTCTTCCCTTGGGGATGTTTATCGCCGGGCTGTTCGGAGTGCTTTTGGGTCTGCCGGTGCTTCGGGTGAAAGGGGATTATCTCGCCATTGTGACCCTCGGGTTCGGGGAGATCATCCGGATCATCTTTAACAATTTGGACAAACCGGTGAATATCACCAACGGCGCCATCGGGATTTCTTCGGTCCGGCCGCCGGAGCTGTTCGGCGTTACGTTTACGTTTCCTCACCATTATTACTATCTCGTGCTCGTCTTGCTGGCGGGGGTGTTCTACGCTGTACACCGGCTCGAGCATTCCCGGATCGGCCGGGCGTGGAAAGCGGTGCGGGAGGACGAGATCGCGGCCCAGGCGATGGGTGTGCCGCTGGTGCGTACGAAGTTGACCGCCTTTGCCGCTGGGGCGAGTTTTTCGGGTCTCATGGGGGTGGTGTTTGCCGCCAAGCAGGCGTTCATCGATCCCACCAGTTTCACGATGCTGGAATCGATCACCATTCTGGTGATGGTGATACTGGGAGGCATGGGCAGCTTGCCGGGGGCGGTGGTGGGGGCGTGTCTGGTCACGGTATTGAACCTTCAGCTGCTGCCGCAGTTGACAAACTGGTTAAATCAACTGGCGGCCCAAGGAATGATTTCATTTCCACCGGCCCTGTCGCCCTCGAAAATGCAGCGTTTCCTGTTCGGCATGTTGTTGATCCTCTTTACGGTGTTTCGGCCGAAAGGGGTGCTCCCCGCCCGGCTGCGCCGGCACGATCCCGGGCACATGGCGGAGTTGGCCCGGGAGTATCGGCAAGGGATCGCCGGCGTCCACCCGTCGATCTCTCCTTTGGCGGAACCGGGGTCCTCGTCCTCCCGGGCTGAAAAAGGCATGCAGAAGGAGGGGATGTCGCCGTGA
- a CDS encoding ABC transporter ATP-binding protein — translation MNVLEVRGVGKQFGGLVALDKVDFDVRKGSITAVIGPNGAGKTTFFNLVTGVYRPDCGEILFDGRSVVGLRPDRVTALGLARTFQNIRLFADLSVVDNVLIAMHRRLTSGILDILLNRRKTRIEERRALGEVYGLLEYLGLEPWINEPAKNLPYGIQRRLEIARALATRPKLLLLDEPAAGMSPRETRELTDLIRRLRDDFDLTVLLIEHDMKLVMNISERIMVLDYGRAIAEGTPEEIRSHPKVIEAYLGHSAVS, via the coding sequence GTGAATGTGCTGGAGGTGCGAGGTGTCGGCAAGCAATTCGGGGGATTGGTGGCCCTGGACAAGGTCGATTTTGACGTGCGGAAGGGGTCGATCACCGCAGTGATCGGGCCGAACGGCGCGGGAAAGACCACGTTCTTTAACCTTGTCACCGGCGTGTATCGGCCGGATTGCGGAGAGATTCTTTTCGACGGACGGTCTGTGGTCGGGTTGCGCCCGGACCGGGTGACCGCCCTCGGGCTCGCCCGGACTTTTCAAAATATCCGCCTGTTCGCCGACCTGTCGGTGGTCGATAATGTACTGATTGCGATGCATAGGCGATTGACGTCGGGGATCTTAGATATTTTGTTGAACCGGCGCAAAACCCGCATCGAGGAGCGCCGGGCCCTGGGGGAGGTGTACGGACTGCTGGAATACCTGGGCCTCGAACCGTGGATCAACGAGCCGGCCAAAAACCTTCCATACGGAATTCAGCGTCGGCTGGAGATCGCCCGGGCACTGGCCACCCGGCCGAAGCTGTTGCTGTTGGACGAACCGGCCGCCGGCATGAGCCCCCGGGAAACCCGGGAACTGACCGACCTGATCCGCCGGCTGCGGGACGACTTCGATCTGACGGTTTTGCTGATCGAACACGATATGAAATTGGTGATGAACATTTCGGAGCGCATCATGGTTCTCGATTACGGCCGGGCCATCGCTGAGGGAACGCCCGAGGAGATTCGGTCCCATCCCAAGGTGATCGAGGCCTATCTCGGGCACAGTGCTGTATCATAG
- a CDS encoding ABC transporter ATP-binding protein codes for MSLLTLENVHVFYGGIHALKGVSLSVDKGEIVTLIGANGAGKTTTLRSVCAQVPVREGRVFFDGREITRCPTHEVAAMGIGHVPEGRRIFARLTVRENLEIGAFAARDKDRVRARMEEVFGYFPRLKERLNQKAGTLSGGEQQMLAIGRALMSEPSLLLLDEPSMGLAPIVVEQIFEILGELNRRGMTLLLVEQNAFQALQLADRGYVIQNGEILLADAAQALINNEEVKEAYLA; via the coding sequence GTGAGTCTGCTCACCTTGGAGAATGTGCACGTATTCTACGGCGGGATCCATGCCCTGAAAGGGGTAAGTTTGTCGGTGGACAAGGGAGAAATCGTCACGTTGATCGGCGCCAATGGTGCAGGGAAGACCACCACCCTCCGGTCGGTGTGCGCCCAGGTGCCGGTGAGAGAAGGGCGGGTCTTCTTCGACGGGCGGGAGATCACCCGTTGCCCGACCCACGAAGTGGCGGCCATGGGCATCGGGCACGTGCCCGAGGGACGAAGGATTTTCGCCCGGTTGACCGTGCGGGAGAATCTCGAGATCGGCGCCTTTGCGGCCCGCGATAAAGACCGGGTCAGGGCCCGGATGGAGGAAGTGTTCGGCTACTTTCCGCGGCTCAAGGAGCGCCTGAATCAGAAGGCGGGGACCCTCAGCGGCGGCGAGCAGCAAATGCTCGCCATCGGCCGGGCGTTGATGAGTGAACCGTCGTTGTTGCTCCTCGATGAGCCTTCCATGGGGTTGGCGCCCATCGTCGTGGAGCAGATTTTCGAAATCCTGGGCGAACTGAACCGGCGGGGCATGACCTTATTGCTGGTGGAGCAGAATGCTTTTCAAGCGCTTCAACTGGCCGATCGAGGATATGTTATCCAAAACGGGGAAATTCTCCTCGCGGACGCGGCCCAGGCCTTGATCAACAATGAAGAAGTCAAGGAAGCGTACCTGGCGTGA
- the odhB gene encoding 2-oxoglutarate dehydrogenase complex dihydrolipoyllysine-residue succinyltransferase, producing the protein MADIKVPELGESIVEATILSWRKNEGDPVAKGETVAEVETDKVNVEVASEEDGVLEAILKPAGETVFVGETIARIRSGAADQAAEHTPNQPARGQEPTPPETKHPNAGEKGLAVESRPVEASRGKTGPQTADNPSPAALDQATAPSSVTSPTPRTPSQRRRARQADGPQAAPATSAARTEVVREATAPAAPVAPGTTAASPLRPDEERIPMTRRRQTIARRLLEAKQSTAMLTTFNEIDMSAVLDLRRRRKDQFKEEHGVGLGFMSFFTRAAVGALKAFPMLNAEIEGNEIVVKHHYDIGIAVATPAGLVVPVVRDADRLTFAEIESRIADLAKRAREGTLHPQELQGGTFTITNGGVFGSLFSTPILNPPQVGILGMHAIKERPVAVEGQIVLRPMMYVALSYDHRIVDGAEAVQFLVKVKEMVEDPETLLLEG; encoded by the coding sequence GTGGCAGACATCAAGGTGCCCGAGCTCGGGGAGTCCATCGTCGAGGCCACGATCCTGAGTTGGCGTAAAAATGAGGGTGATCCGGTGGCCAAGGGGGAAACGGTGGCGGAGGTAGAAACGGACAAAGTGAATGTGGAGGTGGCATCCGAGGAAGACGGCGTGTTGGAGGCCATTCTGAAACCGGCGGGAGAGACGGTCTTCGTCGGGGAAACCATCGCCCGGATCCGATCGGGCGCTGCCGACCAGGCGGCTGAGCACACCCCGAACCAACCGGCCCGGGGCCAGGAGCCCACCCCTCCGGAAACCAAGCACCCGAACGCCGGGGAAAAGGGCCTGGCGGTGGAATCCCGCCCGGTCGAAGCCTCCCGGGGCAAAACCGGGCCCCAGACGGCGGATAATCCCTCACCCGCCGCCCTGGACCAGGCGACGGCCCCCTCCTCGGTCACGTCGCCGACCCCGAGGACCCCTTCCCAGCGCCGCAGGGCTCGTCAGGCTGATGGTCCCCAGGCCGCACCGGCAACTTCTGCGGCCCGGACCGAGGTCGTTCGGGAAGCCACGGCCCCTGCGGCCCCCGTGGCCCCGGGCACGACGGCCGCGTCACCCTTGCGGCCGGATGAAGAGCGGATTCCCATGACCCGCAGGCGCCAAACCATCGCCCGGCGACTCCTGGAGGCCAAACAGTCCACGGCTATGTTGACGACCTTTAATGAGATTGACATGTCCGCGGTCTTGGATCTCCGCCGTCGGCGAAAGGACCAGTTCAAAGAAGAGCACGGCGTGGGACTCGGATTTATGTCTTTTTTCACCAGGGCGGCGGTGGGCGCCCTCAAAGCTTTTCCCATGTTGAACGCGGAAATAGAGGGCAACGAGATCGTCGTGAAACACCATTACGACATCGGCATCGCCGTCGCCACCCCCGCCGGCTTGGTGGTGCCGGTGGTGCGGGACGCCGATCGCCTCACCTTTGCCGAGATCGAATCCCGGATCGCCGATCTGGCGAAGCGGGCCCGGGAAGGGACTCTGCACCCCCAAGAACTTCAGGGCGGCACGTTTACGATCACCAACGGCGGGGTGTTCGGGTCTCTCTTTTCCACCCCTATCCTCAACCCGCCCCAGGTGGGAATTCTCGGGATGCACGCCATTAAAGAGCGTCCCGTCGCCGTGGAGGGCCAGATCGTCCTGCGGCCGATGATGTACGTGGCCCTCTCCTACGATCACCGCATCGTCGACGGGGCCGAGGCGGTTCAATTCCTGGTCAAGGTCAAAGAGATGGTGGAAGACCCGGAGACACTGTTGCTGGAAGGTTGA
- a CDS encoding 2-oxoglutarate dehydrogenase E1 component — protein MSKVPTAPSPATWADFYGPNLGYVLEWYDRYIRDPDSLDPETRALFDRLGPPPVGEVIAPGEAKRTAADRPTIDPGVITKLTAATRLIGNIRIYGHLEARIYPLGDERPAVPFLRPEAYGITETDLSTLPASWVLPEAPADARTALDVVRALRRRYTGPIACEFAHVFREEERRWLQAQVESGAFLAPKPPEEQKRLLRRLIEVEEFETFLHKTFVGQKRFSIEGVDMLVPMVDAVIRGAARYGARQVFIGMAHRGRLNVLAHVLDKPYAKIFAEFHASPNKDLVPSEGSMGINYGWTGDVRYHLGARHEDEAVHLRLTLANNPSHLEFVNPVVEGFTRAAQEDRSRPGLPGQDLDSAWPLLIHGDAAFPGEGVVAETLNLSGLAGYRTGGTLHIITNNLLGFTTERADDRSTRYASDLAKGFEIPVVHVNADEPEACLAAVELAVEYRRRFHRDFLIDLVGYRRWGHNESDDPSMTQPVLYSKISAHPSVGTLYGRRLADAGALRAQEARQMREEVQEHLRRAYAEVTSASVHPDIPDPGGEDPELPENTGVTEERLAIINEALTAYPEGFRVHPKVDRILQRRQSHMREGGGIDWGHAEALSLGSILLDGVPIRISGQDTQRGTFGHRLAVLHDLQTGEPFVPLQHLPESRVSFAIYNSPLTETAVMGFEYGYSVQAPETLVIWEAQFGDFANVGQVIFDQFLASGRAKWGQTSGMVVLLPHGYEGQGPEHSSARLERFLQLSAEHNWTVANPTTSGQYFHLLRLQAWRLQHAPRPLVVLTPKSLLRHPRAASEKAEFTSGRFQPVLDDPRRDISRSAIKRVLLCSGKISVDLFAALEKDPEAAGSLGVVRVEQLYPFPKEELSQILAGYPAAEEVVWVQEEPRNMGAWTYVAPRMLALLPPGQALKYVGRPERSSPAEGLADAHGATQAEIVQQALQH, from the coding sequence ATGTCCAAAGTTCCAACCGCACCTTCACCCGCCACCTGGGCGGATTTTTATGGACCCAATCTCGGGTATGTCCTGGAATGGTACGATCGCTACATCCGGGATCCGGATTCGCTGGACCCGGAAACCCGGGCGCTGTTCGATCGTTTGGGGCCACCCCCCGTCGGAGAGGTCATTGCGCCCGGCGAAGCGAAGCGGACAGCGGCCGACCGCCCGACCATCGACCCCGGCGTGATCACCAAGCTGACCGCGGCGACCCGGCTGATCGGCAACATCCGCATCTACGGCCATCTGGAGGCACGAATCTACCCCCTGGGGGATGAACGCCCCGCCGTTCCTTTTCTTCGGCCGGAGGCTTATGGGATTACAGAGACCGACCTGTCCACCCTCCCCGCCTCCTGGGTCTTGCCCGAGGCTCCGGCAGATGCCCGCACCGCCCTGGATGTGGTGCGCGCTCTGCGCCGCCGGTACACCGGGCCCATCGCCTGCGAATTCGCGCACGTCTTTCGCGAAGAAGAACGGCGCTGGCTCCAGGCCCAGGTCGAATCGGGCGCGTTCCTGGCCCCGAAGCCGCCGGAGGAGCAGAAGCGGCTGCTTCGCCGCCTGATCGAAGTGGAGGAGTTCGAAACGTTTCTCCACAAGACCTTCGTGGGACAGAAGCGATTTTCCATTGAAGGTGTGGACATGTTGGTTCCCATGGTGGATGCCGTGATCCGGGGGGCAGCCCGGTATGGCGCCCGCCAAGTGTTCATCGGCATGGCCCACCGGGGCCGGCTCAATGTCCTCGCCCACGTTCTCGATAAGCCCTACGCCAAAATCTTCGCCGAGTTTCACGCCTCTCCGAACAAAGACCTGGTCCCTTCCGAAGGTTCCATGGGGATCAATTACGGGTGGACCGGGGATGTGCGATATCATCTCGGAGCTCGGCATGAAGATGAGGCGGTGCACCTGCGCCTGACCCTGGCCAACAACCCCAGCCACCTGGAGTTCGTCAACCCCGTGGTAGAGGGATTTACGAGAGCCGCCCAGGAGGACAGAAGCCGGCCGGGGCTGCCCGGTCAGGATTTGGACAGCGCCTGGCCCCTGCTCATCCACGGGGACGCGGCCTTCCCAGGAGAAGGGGTGGTGGCGGAAACCCTCAACCTCTCGGGACTCGCCGGGTACCGCACCGGAGGCACCCTGCACATCATCACGAATAATTTGCTCGGCTTCACCACAGAACGGGCGGACGATCGCTCCACCCGATACGCCAGCGATCTCGCCAAGGGGTTCGAAATCCCGGTGGTGCACGTGAACGCCGACGAACCCGAAGCGTGTCTGGCGGCGGTGGAACTTGCCGTGGAATATCGGCGGCGATTTCATAGAGATTTTCTCATCGATCTGGTGGGGTATCGGCGCTGGGGACACAACGAAAGTGACGATCCCTCCATGACCCAACCGGTTCTCTACAGCAAAATCAGCGCCCATCCCTCGGTGGGGACCCTGTATGGGCGCCGCCTGGCCGATGCCGGAGCGCTTCGAGCGCAAGAGGCGCGGCAGATGAGGGAGGAGGTCCAGGAGCATTTGCGCCGGGCCTATGCCGAAGTCACCTCCGCGTCGGTGCATCCCGACATCCCGGATCCCGGGGGCGAGGATCCCGAACTCCCGGAGAATACCGGCGTCACCGAGGAGCGACTCGCCATCATCAACGAGGCCCTCACCGCTTATCCAGAAGGATTCCGGGTCCATCCGAAAGTCGACCGGATTTTGCAGCGGCGGCAGAGCCATATGCGGGAAGGAGGAGGGATCGATTGGGGGCACGCCGAGGCTCTGTCCCTGGGCAGCATCCTCTTGGACGGGGTGCCCATCCGGATAAGCGGCCAGGACACCCAGCGGGGCACTTTCGGCCATCGTTTAGCGGTGCTCCACGACCTGCAGACCGGGGAGCCCTTCGTGCCTTTGCAACATCTTCCGGAGTCTCGAGTCTCCTTTGCCATCTACAACAGCCCGCTGACGGAGACGGCTGTGATGGGATTTGAGTACGGGTACAGCGTACAGGCGCCGGAGACGTTGGTGATCTGGGAGGCGCAGTTTGGGGATTTTGCCAATGTCGGCCAGGTGATATTCGACCAGTTTCTCGCCTCGGGCCGGGCCAAATGGGGACAGACCTCGGGCATGGTGGTACTTTTGCCCCACGGATATGAAGGACAGGGGCCGGAACACTCCAGCGCTCGGTTGGAGCGATTTCTCCAGTTGTCCGCCGAACACAACTGGACCGTCGCCAACCCCACCACCTCGGGGCAGTATTTTCACCTTCTCCGGCTGCAGGCTTGGCGACTGCAACACGCCCCCCGGCCCCTGGTGGTGTTGACGCCAAAAAGTTTACTCCGCCATCCCCGGGCCGCTTCGGAAAAGGCCGAGTTCACCAGCGGGCGGTTTCAACCTGTCCTGGACGATCCCCGTCGGGACATAAGCCGGTCGGCCATCAAACGGGTGCTTTTGTGTTCCGGGAAAATATCCGTGGATTTGTTCGCCGCCCTGGAAAAAGACCCGGAGGCCGCCGGGTCCCTCGGGGTGGTACGGGTGGAACAGTTGTATCCTTTTCCCAAAGAAGAGTTGTCCCAGATTCTCGCCGGTTATCCCGCTGCGGAGGAAGTCGTGTGGGTCCAGGAAGAACCGCGCAATATGGGGGCTTGGACCTATGTGGCCCCCCGGATGCTCGCCCTTCTTCCGCCGGGACAGGCCCTGAAATATGTGGGGCGGCCGGAGCGGTCGAGCCCGGCGGAAGGGCTTGCCGACGCTCACGGCGCGACCCAGGCGGAGATTGTTCAGCAGGCCTTGCAGCATTAA
- a CDS encoding IS110 family RNA-guided transposase, which translates to MDVVYDRCCGLDVHKKMVVACVLTPETKEIRTFSTMTDDLLEMVDWLGKHGCTHVAMESTASFWKPIYNLLESAEFNVLVVNAKHMKNVPGRKTDVKDAEWIAGLLRHGLLQASYIPNREQRELRELIRYRRSLIEERAREVNRIQKVLEGANIKLSSVASDTLGKSGRAILEAMIDGEKNPEVLSELAKGRMKTKKPELQKALNGLMGEHQRMMLAAQLRHIDYLDEEIARLDEEVKRRMLPFEEDLELIDTIPGVGRRTAEQILAEIGTDMAQFPSAAHLCSWAGLAPGNNESAGKRKSGKTRKGNQKLRAALVEAACAAARTKNTYLSTQYHRIAARRGKNRAAVAVAHSILTIVYHMLQRRHPYIELGPTYYEERRKDAVIKQAIRKLQSLGMEVSVKPVA; encoded by the coding sequence ATGGATGTCGTGTACGACCGTTGCTGCGGCCTCGATGTTCACAAGAAGATGGTTGTTGCTTGTGTGCTGACGCCCGAAACCAAAGAGATTCGTACCTTTTCTACGATGACCGACGATCTTTTGGAGATGGTCGATTGGCTCGGGAAGCACGGATGTACCCATGTTGCAATGGAAAGCACCGCTTCGTTCTGGAAGCCGATCTATAACCTTCTGGAATCAGCGGAGTTCAACGTGCTCGTGGTGAATGCCAAGCATATGAAGAATGTTCCGGGCCGTAAGACCGATGTGAAGGATGCAGAGTGGATCGCCGGATTACTCCGCCATGGGCTGCTGCAAGCCAGTTACATCCCTAACCGTGAACAACGGGAGTTGAGGGAACTCATTCGTTACCGCCGGAGCCTAATTGAAGAGCGAGCCAGGGAAGTAAACCGGATTCAAAAGGTACTTGAAGGCGCCAATATTAAATTGTCCTCAGTAGCCAGTGACACGCTTGGCAAGTCCGGGCGGGCGATACTGGAGGCAATGATCGATGGAGAGAAGAATCCGGAGGTATTGTCCGAGTTGGCCAAGGGTCGGATGAAGACGAAGAAGCCAGAACTACAAAAGGCGCTGAACGGGCTGATGGGGGAACACCAACGAATGATGTTAGCCGCCCAACTGCGCCACATCGATTATCTGGATGAAGAAATTGCCCGGCTCGACGAAGAGGTCAAGAGGCGTATGCTCCCTTTTGAGGAGGACCTGGAGTTAATAGACACAATCCCCGGTGTCGGTCGACGGACAGCGGAGCAGATTCTCGCTGAAATCGGGACGGACATGGCTCAATTTCCGTCTGCGGCCCATCTGTGTTCATGGGCAGGATTGGCTCCAGGGAACAACGAGAGTGCGGGGAAACGAAAGTCGGGGAAAACGCGTAAAGGGAACCAAAAGCTCCGAGCAGCGCTTGTGGAAGCAGCATGTGCGGCGGCGAGAACCAAGAACACATACCTGTCTACACAATATCATCGAATTGCAGCTCGACGAGGAAAAAATCGTGCAGCAGTCGCAGTGGCCCATAGCATCCTAACGATCGTGTATCACATGTTACAACGGCGGCATCCTTATATCG